The nucleotide sequence TGGAGTGTAATGATTTATGGTTTTGTCAGCTACTTCTTCGAGCCGATCTTTAGAACCAACGTCGCTACGTCGGTCAGAATGGGGAGCGATCGCCCTTCCCGCAGGAAAACTGTTTGGCACGGATGGGATTCGTGGACGTGCGGGTGATCTGCTGACGGCTCCTTTAGCGATGCAAATTGGATTCTGGGCAGGACAAACGCTACGCGATCGCGCTAAAACTGCTGGCCCAGTTATCTTGGGTCAGGATTCCCGAAATTCTAGTCATATGCTGGCGATGGGATTGTCGGCAGGTTTGACCGCTGCGGGGCTAGAAGTTTGGAACCTGGGGTTGTGTCCAACCCCTACTGTGGCTTACCTCACCAGCATTTTGCCTGCGATCGGCGGGGTCATGATTTCTGCCAGCCACAATCCCCCCGAAGATAATGGAATCAAGTTTTTTGATGCAGATGGCACGAAACTGTCTGCTGATCTACAGCGCACAATTGAGGCATCGCTGCGGTCGAATCTCAGCGGCGAAGGGCTGGCTGTTGGCAATTTTCTGTCGAACCAGTGGGGACAGCACTATTATCGTCCTGATTTAGTCAGTACCTATGTGGAGTCCCTCCATAGTCCTCTGCTGCCGAGTGTTTCGTTTGAGGGGATGCGGGTTGTGCTCGATCTCGCCTGGGGAGCCGCTGTGGAGGTTGCGCCCCTTGCCTTCCGCAATATGGGGGCAGAGGTTATTGCAATGCACGATCGTCCCGATGGCGATCGCATTAATGTGAAGTGTGGATCGACCCATCTAGAGGCGTTGAAAGCAGCCGTCAAGACATCCAACGCTCACATCGGATTTGCCTTCGATGGCGATGCCGATCGCGTGATGGCCGTGGACGCAAATGGACGGGTTGTGGATGGAGACTATATCCTCTACTTCTGGGGGCAATCGCTCAAGTCTTCAGCAATGCTGCCCAACCAAACGATTATTTCAACGGTGATGGCGAACCTTGGGTTTGAACGGGCTTGGGAACGCCAGGGCGGTAAGTTGGTGCGGACACCCGTTGGAGATCAGTACGTGCAGGCGGAAATGCGTCGGCAAGGGGCAATGCTAGGGGGTGAGCAGTCCGGACATATCCTGTGCCATCACTACGGTGTTTCGGGCGACGGACTCTTAACAGCGCTTCACCTCGCGGCCATGGTACGGCGCTCTGGAAACAACCTGACAGAACTCATGGAACAAAGCTTCCAAACCTATCCTCAAGTGCTTAAAAACGTGCGAGTTGAAGATCGCGATCGCCGTCTAAACTGGCAGCAAAACGATAAGCTGACTGGAGCTATTGCCCAAGCAGAAGCGGAAATGGGGGATCAAGGTCGGGTGCTCGTTCGGGCATCGGGCACAGAGCCAGTGATTCGGGTCATGGTCGAGGCGATGAGCGATAAGCTAACTCACCTATAGACGGATACGTTGGTTCGAGCCGTGGAGCATTACGCTGCATCGTTTTAAGACAGTCCAAAGGAGTCCGTAATTTCTGCGGACTCCTTTAGGGACTATCGAAATTATTGAATAGCGATGAAATGCTACAGG is from Synechococcales cyanobacterium T60_A2020_003 and encodes:
- a CDS encoding phosphoglucosamine mutase, producing the protein MVLSATSSSRSLEPTSLRRSEWGAIALPAGKLFGTDGIRGRAGDLLTAPLAMQIGFWAGQTLRDRAKTAGPVILGQDSRNSSHMLAMGLSAGLTAAGLEVWNLGLCPTPTVAYLTSILPAIGGVMISASHNPPEDNGIKFFDADGTKLSADLQRTIEASLRSNLSGEGLAVGNFLSNQWGQHYYRPDLVSTYVESLHSPLLPSVSFEGMRVVLDLAWGAAVEVAPLAFRNMGAEVIAMHDRPDGDRINVKCGSTHLEALKAAVKTSNAHIGFAFDGDADRVMAVDANGRVVDGDYILYFWGQSLKSSAMLPNQTIISTVMANLGFERAWERQGGKLVRTPVGDQYVQAEMRRQGAMLGGEQSGHILCHHYGVSGDGLLTALHLAAMVRRSGNNLTELMEQSFQTYPQVLKNVRVEDRDRRLNWQQNDKLTGAIAQAEAEMGDQGRVLVRASGTEPVIRVMVEAMSDKLTHL